Proteins from a genomic interval of Micromonospora sp. NBC_00389:
- a CDS encoding DUF4097 family beta strand repeat-containing protein, translating to MPTFATPGPIVATVVVAGAQVRVTASERTDTSVLVEPINKASQSDVKVANKTKVDFAGGQLSVKTTASGDKNGSVAITIDLPAGSSLVSYLTYSDVHADGSFGECELHMASGRVHLDRINALQANITAGEVTIGHIAECATIDGASFAMRISEVKDTVKLSSSGGQIWIGHASSDLDLSSGSGGFDIDRADGSVTAKTGDGAIRIGRLTRGQAELLNGSGNIEVGISEGTAAWVDANSERGSVRNSVPSPENPDTSDNKVTVHARTRHGDISIQRVAN from the coding sequence ATGCCTACCTTCGCCACGCCAGGACCCATCGTCGCCACCGTTGTTGTCGCCGGTGCTCAGGTGCGGGTCACCGCGAGCGAGCGGACCGACACCTCAGTGCTGGTCGAACCCATCAACAAGGCGAGCCAGTCGGATGTCAAGGTTGCCAACAAAACCAAGGTCGACTTCGCCGGCGGTCAGCTATCGGTCAAGACGACCGCGTCCGGAGACAAGAACGGTTCGGTCGCCATCACGATCGACCTGCCCGCCGGCTCCAGCCTGGTTTCGTACCTGACGTACTCGGATGTGCACGCCGACGGCTCGTTCGGAGAGTGCGAGCTGCACATGGCATCGGGTCGGGTCCACCTCGATCGCATCAACGCGCTGCAGGCGAACATCACGGCCGGTGAGGTCACGATCGGCCACATCGCCGAGTGCGCCACCATCGACGGTGCGTCGTTCGCAATGCGGATCAGCGAGGTCAAGGACACCGTCAAGCTCTCGAGCTCGGGCGGGCAGATCTGGATCGGCCACGCATCGTCCGACCTTGATCTCAGCAGTGGCAGCGGCGGTTTCGACATCGACCGCGCCGACGGCAGCGTCACCGCCAAAACAGGCGACGGCGCCATTCGGATCGGCCGGTTGACGCGCGGTCAGGCGGAGCTGCTGAACGGCTCGGGAAACATCGAGGTCGGCATCAGCGAGGGCACCGCCGCCTGGGTGGACGCCAACAGCGAGCGAGGGTCGGTGCGCAACTCCGTCCCGTCCCCGGAAAACCCTGACACGTCGGACAACAAGGTCACGGTTCACGCCCGCACGCGGCACGGCGACATCAGCATTCAACGCGTAGCAAACTGA
- a CDS encoding ATP-binding cassette domain-containing protein gives MTSSAIAVSGLRKAFGDKVVLDGIDLDVRAGTVFSLLGPNGAGKTTTVNVLTTLMKADAGTVRVAGHDVATETKAVRAAIGVTGQFAAVDELLTGQENLQLMADLKRLGSTAGRRVVTDLLERFDLAESALKPVSTYSGGMRRKLDLAMTLVGKPRIIFLDEPTTGLDPRSRRTMWDIVRELVTDGVTIFLTTQYLEEADQLADRIAVLDQGRLVAQGTPDDLKAQVPGSHVRLRFTTAGELDAAARVLTDSTRDNEALTLRVPSDGGTKSLRALLDRLDENTINAEAFSVHTPDLDDVFLALTGRTTEVAAK, from the coding sequence ATGACAAGTTCTGCGATTGCAGTTTCAGGGCTACGGAAAGCCTTCGGGGACAAGGTGGTGCTCGATGGCATCGATCTGGATGTGCGTGCGGGCACGGTGTTTTCCCTGCTCGGTCCGAATGGGGCGGGTAAGACCACGACGGTGAACGTGTTGACCACGTTGATGAAGGCCGACGCCGGGACGGTTCGGGTTGCCGGGCATGATGTCGCGACCGAGACCAAGGCGGTGCGGGCGGCGATCGGGGTCACCGGTCAGTTCGCGGCGGTGGACGAGCTGCTGACGGGGCAGGAAAACCTGCAGCTGATGGCGGACCTGAAGCGTCTGGGCTCTACCGCCGGCCGGCGGGTCGTCACCGACCTGCTGGAACGCTTCGACCTGGCCGAGTCGGCGCTGAAGCCGGTGTCCACCTATTCCGGGGGTATGCGCCGCAAGCTGGACCTGGCGATGACCCTGGTCGGCAAGCCCCGCATCATCTTCCTGGACGAGCCGACGACGGGACTGGACCCGCGCAGCCGCCGAACGATGTGGGACATCGTCCGCGAACTGGTCACCGACGGCGTGACCATTTTCCTCACCACCCAGTACCTCGAGGAAGCCGACCAGCTCGCCGACCGGATCGCCGTCCTCGACCAGGGCCGCCTGGTCGCCCAGGGCACCCCCGACGACCTCAAAGCCCAGGTCCCCGGCAGCCACGTCCGACTCCGCTTCACCACCGCCGGCGAACTCGACGCGGCCGCGCGGGTCCTCACCGACTCCACCCGCGACAACGAAGCACTGACCCTGCGAGTGCCCAGCGACGGCGGAACCAAGTCACTGCGGGCCCTGCTCGACAGGCTCGACGAAAACACGATCAACGCCGAAGCGTTCTCCGTGCACACCCCAGACCTCGATGACGTTTTCCTCGCCCTGACCGGCCGCACCACGGAGGTAGCAGCGAAATGA
- a CDS encoding glycoside hydrolase family 15 protein, whose amino-acid sequence MTAVPLTRQRPPAPIGDYGLLSDTRTAALVASDGGIDWLCVPRFDGDPLFGRLVGGPAAGAFRVGPARPATVVERRYRQHTATLETTWMVDGCRLTLTEAMVAELAGRLLPTTMLVRRLSAEGGPVDAVVEFDPRLGARHRRPRVHHRGRDLVCEWGSLAVSLGCAPGFTVEPGTPTAVTVMPGRPVTLVLAIAYREPLIHVEPAAAWEIVVADEGRWRDWAAEIDASLPFRESVVRSLLTLRLLTYSPSQAPVAAPTTSLPEDPGGVRNWDYRYVWPRDASINVNAFLGVGKLREANGFLAWLLHASRLQRPRLPALLTLDGRHVPRERELSGWGGYLDSTPVRVGNAAAEQHQLDGYGWVVDAAWVLVQAGHRLNSETWRAVRGFADLVARRWPEPDAGIWEVREPVQHVHSKLMGWLALDRALRIAATHRLSERQRRRWQGARDAIATDVRARAFDPSQESYVGSYGSPALDAALLVLPLLGMDDIASPRIRGTIDAIRDRLSAGGPLLYRYPPGRDGLPGSEGAFLPCSFWLVQALAHTGRRTEAVELFQELLGRANALGLYAEELDPATGAFLGNYPQTLTHAALIQAALAIRDAPAVDQETVR is encoded by the coding sequence ATGACCGCCGTCCCCTTGACCCGTCAGCGGCCTCCGGCGCCGATCGGAGACTATGGGCTGCTCAGTGACACCCGCACCGCTGCCCTCGTCGCCAGTGACGGCGGGATTGACTGGCTCTGCGTGCCACGCTTCGACGGCGACCCCTTGTTCGGCCGGCTGGTCGGTGGCCCGGCGGCGGGGGCCTTTCGGGTCGGGCCGGCCAGGCCCGCCACAGTCGTCGAGCGGCGTTACCGGCAGCACACCGCCACGCTGGAGACGACCTGGATGGTGGACGGCTGCCGGCTCACCCTCACCGAGGCCATGGTGGCCGAGCTCGCCGGACGTCTGCTGCCCACGACGATGCTCGTGCGGCGTCTGTCGGCCGAGGGAGGTCCTGTTGACGCCGTTGTGGAGTTTGATCCCCGGCTCGGTGCCCGGCACCGCCGACCCCGGGTCCACCATCGCGGCCGGGATCTCGTGTGTGAGTGGGGGTCGCTCGCGGTGTCGCTGGGCTGCGCACCCGGATTCACCGTCGAACCGGGTACGCCCACCGCGGTCACCGTCATGCCGGGTCGTCCGGTCACCCTCGTGCTGGCCATCGCCTATCGCGAACCGTTGATCCACGTCGAGCCGGCCGCGGCCTGGGAAATTGTCGTCGCCGACGAGGGCCGTTGGCGGGACTGGGCCGCAGAAATCGACGCGTCGCTGCCGTTCCGGGAGAGCGTCGTACGCAGTCTGCTGACCCTGCGGTTGTTGACCTACTCTCCGTCGCAGGCGCCGGTGGCCGCACCGACGACATCGTTGCCCGAGGATCCGGGCGGGGTGCGCAATTGGGACTACCGCTATGTCTGGCCACGAGACGCCAGCATCAATGTCAACGCGTTCCTCGGCGTCGGCAAACTCCGGGAGGCCAACGGATTCCTCGCGTGGTTGCTGCACGCCAGCCGGCTGCAGCGACCGCGCCTGCCGGCGCTGCTCACCTTGGACGGCCGCCACGTACCGCGAGAGCGGGAGCTGTCCGGCTGGGGTGGCTACCTCGACAGCACGCCGGTACGGGTTGGCAATGCCGCCGCCGAGCAGCACCAGCTCGACGGCTATGGCTGGGTGGTCGACGCCGCGTGGGTGCTCGTGCAGGCCGGGCACCGCCTGAATTCGGAGACGTGGCGGGCGGTGCGCGGCTTTGCCGATCTGGTCGCCCGGCGCTGGCCGGAGCCCGATGCCGGCATCTGGGAGGTGCGCGAGCCCGTCCAACATGTGCATTCCAAGCTCATGGGCTGGCTCGCTCTCGACCGGGCCCTGCGCATCGCCGCTACCCACCGGCTCTCCGAGCGGCAGCGCCGCCGGTGGCAGGGCGCCCGGGATGCCATCGCCACCGATGTCCGGGCCCGGGCCTTCGACCCGTCGCAGGAAAGCTACGTCGGCAGCTACGGCTCACCGGCACTGGACGCGGCTCTGCTCGTCCTGCCCTTGCTGGGCATGGACGACATTGCGTCGCCACGCATACGCGGCACCATCGACGCCATTCGCGACCGGCTTTCTGCCGGCGGCCCACTTCTCTACCGCTACCCGCCAGGACGCGACGGCCTCCCCGGCTCCGAAGGCGCGTTCCTGCCCTGCTCATTCTGGCTCGTGCAGGCCCTCGCCCACACCGGACGACGCACCGAGGCGGTCGAATTGTTCCAGGAACTGCTCGGACGCGCTAACGCACTCGGCCTCTACGCCGAAGAGTTGGACCCCGCAACCGGCGCTTTCCTCGGCAACTACCCGCAGACGCTGACCCACGCCGCGCTCATCCAGGCCGCACTCGCGATCCGAGATGCCCCGGCTGTTGATCAGGAGACCGTGCGATGA
- a CDS encoding DUF2231 domain-containing protein encodes MESRAKAMGHGIHPMLIVFPLGLLATSVIFDILYLITDRTGFQISAAYTIAAGVLGGLLAALFGMIDWKAIPAGTRAKRVGAAHGLGNVVVVLLFAISWLLRLNAENWEPPAAALVLSFVGIILSGVTGWLGGQLVERLGIGVSADAGVNAPSSLAR; translated from the coding sequence ATGGAGAGCCGAGCCAAGGCCATGGGACACGGCATTCACCCAATGTTGATCGTTTTCCCGTTGGGGCTACTGGCCACCTCGGTGATCTTCGACATTCTGTATCTCATCACGGATCGAACCGGCTTTCAGATCTCCGCCGCGTACACCATCGCCGCCGGTGTGCTCGGCGGTCTCCTCGCCGCGTTGTTCGGGATGATCGACTGGAAAGCCATCCCGGCCGGGACCCGCGCCAAACGGGTCGGGGCCGCTCATGGGCTCGGGAACGTCGTCGTGGTGCTGCTCTTCGCCATCAGTTGGTTGTTGCGGCTGAATGCGGAGAACTGGGAGCCCCCTGCGGCGGCACTGGTCCTGAGTTTCGTCGGAATCATTCTGTCCGGTGTCACGGGCTGGCTCGGTGGCCAACTCGTCGAGCGTTTGGGCATCGGGGTGAGCGCGGATGCCGGCGTCAATGCCCCGAGCTCCCTGGCCCGCTAG
- a CDS encoding mycothiol transferase — MSSFPPTFAEGVINQPAKAQFEAFLDEHRRVLNDCLDGLTEEQVRRSLVQSRTTLLGLVKHATFVEKVWFDEAVTCRSRAEIGIPATPDESFIGVAAWIPLPSGGGGNAAPSLQAQAHIGKC, encoded by the coding sequence ATGTCTTCCTTCCCGCCGACATTCGCCGAAGGCGTGATCAATCAGCCGGCGAAGGCCCAGTTCGAGGCGTTTCTCGATGAGCACCGCCGCGTGCTCAATGACTGCTTGGACGGGCTGACCGAGGAGCAGGTGCGCCGATCGTTGGTGCAGTCCCGGACGACGCTGCTGGGCTTGGTAAAGCATGCGACTTTCGTCGAGAAGGTCTGGTTCGACGAAGCCGTCACGTGCCGATCGCGCGCCGAGATCGGCATCCCCGCGACGCCAGACGAGTCGTTTATCGGTGTCGCGGCGTGGATACCCCTGCCTTCAGGCGGGGGAGGAAACGCCGCTCCCTCCCTTCAAGCGCAGGCTCACATAGGCAAATGCTAG
- a CDS encoding mycothiol transferase produces MEDVNLDDDDTIATLRRAHAEACEASRRATSPLGLDDTVHGNRRGPLPLRWVYLHVLRELAQHGGHADILREQLLSE; encoded by the coding sequence GTGGAGGATGTCAACCTCGATGACGACGACACCATCGCTACCCTTCGGCGAGCACATGCCGAGGCATGCGAAGCGTCACGCCGCGCGACGTCACCCCTCGGGCTGGACGACACGGTGCACGGCAACCGGCGCGGCCCGCTCCCGCTGCGCTGGGTGTACCTCCACGTGCTGCGCGAGCTCGCTCAGCACGGCGGGCACGCAGACATCCTGCGCGAGCAACTCCTCAGCGAGTAG
- a CDS encoding ABC transporter permease: MSTPSHSMVMLRRNFKHIARNPTSVFNAVLMPIVLMLMFVYMFGDAFNVGVDYIDYATPGLMLLAVCYGLGATATAVNSDMTKGIINRFKVMDVSRGAVLTGHVIASLLTNLIAIGSLLGVAFLLGFNPSASSLDWLAVLGIIVLLGFAAGWLTVALGLFAKSPETAGLAAVPLVMLPFFSSAIVPAEKMGPGLRQFAEYQPFTSIIETLRGLLNGTPTTSTTITAIAWCVGIALIGYLWAGSTFKKRA, translated from the coding sequence ATGAGCACCCCATCCCACTCGATGGTCATGTTGCGTCGCAACTTCAAGCACATCGCCCGGAACCCGACGTCGGTGTTCAACGCGGTCCTGATGCCGATCGTGCTCATGTTGATGTTCGTGTACATGTTCGGAGACGCTTTCAACGTCGGTGTCGACTACATCGACTACGCCACGCCGGGGCTGATGCTGCTGGCCGTGTGTTACGGGCTGGGGGCCACCGCCACGGCGGTGAACTCTGACATGACCAAGGGCATCATCAACCGGTTCAAAGTCATGGACGTCTCCCGTGGTGCGGTGTTGACCGGTCACGTCATCGCCAGCCTGCTGACCAACCTGATCGCCATCGGATCCCTCCTCGGGGTGGCTTTCCTGCTGGGATTCAACCCGTCGGCGAGTTCCCTCGACTGGCTCGCCGTGCTCGGCATCATCGTGCTGCTCGGGTTCGCGGCCGGCTGGCTCACCGTCGCCCTCGGACTGTTCGCCAAGTCCCCAGAAACCGCCGGCCTGGCCGCCGTGCCACTGGTCATGCTGCCGTTCTTCAGCAGCGCGATCGTCCCGGCGGAGAAGATGGGGCCGGGCCTCCGGCAGTTCGCCGAGTACCAGCCCTTCACGTCGATCATCGAAACCCTCCGCGGGTTGCTCAACGGCACACCAACCACCAGCACCACGATCACCGCCATCGCCTGGTGCGTCGGCATCGCACTCATCGGGTACCTCTGGGCAGGCTCCACGTTCAAGAAGCGCGCGTGA
- a CDS encoding dihydrofolate reductase family protein: MAKVISTLFISADGVAEIDPDWHFPYFDENMGRAVGEDYDTSDVLLIGRETYDSFAGAWPDREAAGGEDAQFAKQLGDVRKVVVSRQPLEFSWRNSELIKGELLDAVASLKADAGIKGILIPGSISVVQQLLAAGLVDELRLLVHPVAARKGRKLFDEGDTAYHMKLTATEAFPTGVIRVIYSPTAAPTKAGYDEVKDQVPGGN, translated from the coding sequence ATGGCAAAGGTCATCTCCACGCTGTTCATCTCGGCCGACGGTGTGGCCGAGATCGACCCCGATTGGCACTTTCCGTACTTCGACGAGAACATGGGTCGCGCCGTCGGCGAGGACTATGACACCTCTGACGTGCTGCTCATCGGCCGCGAGACGTACGACAGCTTTGCCGGAGCCTGGCCCGACCGTGAGGCCGCCGGTGGGGAGGATGCACAGTTCGCCAAGCAACTCGGGGACGTACGCAAGGTGGTCGTCTCGCGTCAGCCGCTGGAGTTCTCCTGGCGCAACTCCGAGCTGATCAAGGGCGAACTCCTCGATGCCGTCGCCTCGCTCAAGGCTGATGCCGGCATCAAGGGCATCCTCATCCCTGGGTCGATCTCCGTGGTGCAGCAACTGCTCGCCGCGGGGCTGGTCGACGAGCTGCGCCTGCTGGTGCATCCGGTAGCAGCGCGTAAGGGCCGCAAGCTGTTCGACGAGGGCGATACGGCGTACCACATGAAGTTGACGGCGACGGAGGCGTTCCCGACGGGCGTGATCCGGGTGATCTACTCGCCGACCGCGGCACCGACCAAGGCCGGCTACGACGAGGTCAAGGACCAGGTACCCGGAGGGAACTAG
- a CDS encoding nitroreductase/quinone reductase family protein has translation MSVENQAEKPKLPPRWFIRLAWHVHRGLYRVFRGRVGLWRPRANRWGTVRLTTTGRRTAQQRSVIVAYLEDGQNLFTLAMNGWGEAEPAWWLNLQSHPDATVDLVDGQRLVRGRAATGEERVRLWARWREIDTKLDAFAALRSSETAVVVLEPRPAVEHVTG, from the coding sequence ATGTCGGTCGAGAATCAAGCGGAAAAACCGAAGCTTCCGCCGCGCTGGTTCATCCGGCTGGCCTGGCACGTTCACCGGGGCCTGTATCGGGTCTTTCGCGGCCGGGTCGGACTCTGGCGGCCCCGCGCCAACCGCTGGGGCACCGTGCGGCTGACTACCACCGGGCGCCGCACCGCCCAGCAGCGCAGCGTCATCGTCGCGTACCTGGAGGATGGGCAAAATCTGTTCACGCTGGCGATGAATGGATGGGGTGAGGCTGAGCCCGCCTGGTGGCTCAACCTGCAGTCGCATCCGGATGCGACCGTCGACCTGGTCGACGGGCAGCGGCTGGTACGTGGGCGCGCCGCGACAGGCGAGGAGCGGGTGCGACTGTGGGCCCGGTGGCGCGAAATCGACACGAAACTCGACGCTTTCGCGGCGCTGCGGTCGTCCGAGACCGCTGTGGTGGTCCTGGAGCCCCGGCCTGCCGTCGAACACGTCACCGGGTAG
- a CDS encoding RNA-guided endonuclease InsQ/TnpB family protein → MGEVVKRAYKYRFYPTPEQAEQLNRTFGCVRKVYNLALDARTRAWAVHRQRSTYVQSSAWLTEWKRTEELVFLNEVSSVPLQQALRHLQAGFAAFWGKRSRYPRFKSKRKSRASAEYTRSAFRWRDGQLTLAKMDAPLTIVWSRALPDGAEPSTVTVSRDAAGRWFVSLLVEDPTVTSLPPVDTAVGIDAGITSLLTLSTGEKVTNPRHERADRRKLAKAQRDLSRKGKDTKNRAKARLAVARIHARIADRRRDHLHKLSTRLVRENQTVVIEDLSVRNMLRNHKLARAISDAAWTQLRGMIEYKAAWYGRTVIAVDRWHPSTKTCSACGRINTAMTLGVRAWTCPGCDAVHDRDVNAARNILAAGLAER, encoded by the coding sequence ATGGGTGAGGTGGTGAAGCGGGCATACAAGTACCGCTTCTATCCGACCCCCGAGCAGGCCGAACAGCTCAACCGCACCTTCGGGTGCGTGCGCAAGGTCTACAACCTGGCCTTGGATGCGCGCACCCGTGCGTGGGCGGTGCACCGGCAGCGCAGCACCTACGTTCAGTCGTCGGCGTGGCTGACCGAGTGGAAGCGCACCGAGGAGTTGGTGTTCCTTAACGAGGTCAGTTCCGTGCCGTTGCAGCAGGCGCTGCGGCATCTGCAAGCCGGGTTCGCGGCTTTTTGGGGTAAGCGGTCGCGGTACCCGCGTTTCAAGTCCAAGCGGAAGTCTCGGGCGTCGGCGGAGTACACCCGCTCGGCGTTCCGCTGGCGCGACGGGCAGCTCACCCTGGCCAAGATGGACGCGCCGCTGACCATCGTGTGGTCCCGGGCCCTGCCCGACGGCGCCGAGCCGTCCACGGTCACGGTGTCCCGCGACGCGGCCGGTCGGTGGTTCGTGTCCCTGCTGGTCGAGGATCCCACCGTGACATCGCTCCCGCCGGTCGACACGGCGGTGGGGATAGACGCGGGCATCACCAGTCTGCTCACCTTGTCCACCGGGGAGAAGGTCACCAACCCGCGTCATGAGCGCGCTGACCGGCGCAAGCTGGCCAAGGCGCAACGCGACCTGTCCCGCAAGGGCAAGGACACCAAGAACCGGGCCAAAGCCCGGCTTGCGGTGGCCCGCATCCATGCCCGCATCGCCGATCGGCGGCGGGATCACCTGCACAAGCTGTCGACTCGACTCGTCCGTGAGAATCAAACGGTCGTGATCGAAGACCTCAGCGTGCGCAACATGCTGCGCAACCACAAACTCGCCCGCGCCATTTCCGACGCGGCGTGGACGCAACTGCGCGGCATGATCGAGTACAAGGCCGCCTGGTACGGGCGGACCGTTATCGCCGTCGACCGTTGGCACCCGAGCACGAAGACCTGCTCGGCGTGCGGGCGGATCAACACCGCGATGACTCTTGGCGTTCGCGCCTGGACGTGCCCCGGCTGCGATGCCGTGCACGACAGGGACGTCAACGCCGCCCGCAACATCCTCGCCGCCGGGCTGGCGGAGAGGTAA